The following proteins come from a genomic window of Pichia kudriavzevii chromosome 1, complete sequence:
- a CDS encoding uncharacterized protein (PKUD0A10140; similar to Saccharomyces cerevisiae YBR086C (IST2); ancestral locus Anc_3.323), whose protein sequence is MSQELKQRAPASAENEKSPVDATKGNLVTVKPDYVIQVFYKYDPESKKNDPESEANLRVLSSILRLNGFVVNARADSNTNYLLLFVQLNDDAFEHLLKLSNQIDVLFHVKNTSTNTEKVSIAERLRLIYMKLTLTKEKGGCGIEVGKNNVKTIMPVGNIINLNKEAKNNTSRLGKLFRSPIRKENERFLRENLGSNYALYYKFVQGYVSSVGCIAVFGILAWFFLGNFSLLYAIINLTIGLTCYLCVYGLNLKSQRDWNLKNVSKTEIMVLEESELIPEWKVLLRRILFVPVTIFCSIFLFCVQFACFLLEIFINEVYVGPYKSILSLVPTICVCAAVPIITAIYGIIAGKYIAFEKNPTSERQNKSLLYKMFSFSCLASYSPLLITAFIYFPIGYALDPYLDTIKALTQSISSSYKYVPQIPTLDAEYKVNNLRMSSQIFYFMVINQVVGTLTEYALPIALSKILAVPKIASFLGTPPSAKDLDMKSVDEPEEHEFLELVRADLSKPVASIDADYNQHVIQYGFLMLFGPVWALGALSCFVFGLIQQEGDYMKYIKLARPSVPTRGESSEPWITFMRSLLIVGSFVSIAITLMYNRYGSMEIDSFVGKSSVQTSWLTVIGGAMISSILMQILVKSFEMIIQSVYDVEEEKKFNHEMKANKIISAFASKKEHPSSTDVDFLLQEVSTLQSTY, encoded by the coding sequence ATGTCACAGGAGCTGAAACAACGTGCACCCGCTTCAGcggaaaatgaaaaaagcCCAGTTGATGCcacaaaaggaaatttaGTAACAGTGAAACCTGATTATGTCATTCAAGTGTTCTATAAATATGATCCGgaatccaagaaaaacGATCCGGAATCTGAGGCTAACCTGAGGGTTCTATCCTCCATTTTGAGACTGAACGGGTTTGTTGTTAATGCTAGAGCAGATTCAAATACGAATTACTTGTTACTATTCGTTCAGTTGAATGACGATGCATTTGAACATTTGTTGAAACTTTCCAACCAAATAGATGTCTTGTTCCATGTTAAGAACACGTCAACAAACACAGAAAAAGTATCCATTGCTGAACGGTTGAGATTGATTTATATGAAGTTGACTTTAACCAAAGAGAAAGGTGGATGTGGAATTGAAGTTGGAAAGAACAACGTCAAAACAATCATGCCGGTCGgtaatatcatcaatttgaatAAGGAGGCAAAGAACAATACCTCAAGACTCGGCAAATTGTTCAGAAGTCCAATTCGTAAGGAGAATGAAAGATTTCTAAGGGAAAACCTTGGTTCCAATTATGCACTTTATTACAAATTTGTTCAAGGTTACGTATCATCCGTTGGATGCATTGCGGTTTTCGGCATTTTAGCATGGTTTTTCCTTGGCAACTTCTCTCTTCTATATGCAATCATTAATCTCACCATTGGTCTAACTTGTTATTTATGCGTTTATGGGCTAAACTTAAAAAGCCAGAGGGACtggaatttgaaaaatgttagCAAAACTGAAATTATGGTCTTGGAAGAATCTGAATTGATACCAGAATGGAAGGTACTTTTGCGTAGGATTTTATTTGTACCGGTTACAATCTTctgttcaatttttttgttttgtgtGCAGTTTGCCTGTTTCTTATTGGAGATCTTTATCAACGAAGTTTACGTTGGTCCATACAAGTCTATCCTTTCCTTAGTTCCAACAATTTGCGTTTGTGCTGCGGTCCCTATTATCACTGCTATCTATGGTATAATTGCTGGTAAGTATATTgcatttgaaaagaatCCAACTTCTGAAAGGCAAAATAAATCATTATTGTACAAGATGTTTTCATTCAGTTGTCTTGCTTCTTACTCGCCTTTATTAATAACAGCATTCATATATTTTCCTATTGGGTATGCGTTGGATCCATACTTAGATACTATCAAAGCACTGACGCAATCTATCTCTTCTTCCTATAAGTACGTTCCGCAAATTCCAACTTTAGATGCGGAATATAAAGTTAACAACCTGAGAATGTCTAGCCAGATCTTCTATTTTATGGTTATCAATCAAGTTGTTGGCACACTAACAGAATATGCGCTTCCAATTGCTCTGTCTAAAATACTAGCAGTTCCTAAAATAGCTAGTTTTTTGGGTACCCCACCTTCAGCAAAGGATCTTGATATGAAATCAGTTGATGAGCCAGAAGAACATGAATTTCTGGAATTAGTTCGTGCTGACCTTTCTAAACCGGTAGCGAGTATTGATGCCGATTACAACCAGCATGTTATTCAGTACGGATTTTTGATGTTATTTGGACCTGTTTGGGCTTTAGGTGCACTATcatgttttgtttttggtttGATACAACAAGAAGGTGATTATATGAAGTACATCAAATTGGCAAGACCTTCAGTTCCTACCCGTGGTGAATCATCTGAACCATGGATTACATTTATGCGCTCCTTATTAATAGTTGGTTCCTTTGTTTCAATTGCAATTACTTTGATGTACAATCGTTATGGGTCAATGGAAATTGATAGTTTTGTTGGCAAATCAAGTGTTCAAACCTCATGGCTCACTGTTATAGGTGGCGCAATGATCTCTTCAATTCTAATGCAAATTTTGGTCAAAAGCTTTGAAATGATCATTCAAAGTGTGTATGATGTcgaggaagaaaagaaatttaaCCATGAGATGAAAGcaaataaaatcatttctGCATTTGCAAGCAAGAAAGAACATCCATCATCGACTGATGTTGATTTCCTTCTACAGGAAGTATCTACGTTACAAAGTACATACTAG
- a CDS encoding uncharacterized protein (PKUD0A10160; similar to Saccharomyces cerevisiae YDL051W (LHP1); ancestral locus Anc_4.224): MSDDATASQILNQVEFYFSDSNLLNDRFLFTTQNANDGWVPIQTISQFERMKKYRPIETIVEALRKSQELLEVSENGEMVRRKIPLPKNYNEIQLNINKRSVFVEKLPTDATLDQLLEFFRTIAPVNQVRMKKGKDKKFNGSCIVEFRNAEDAEKLVAEQAESKTKYGETELEIISKSAFDESKAQKFGERRGNKGKNNRKGRSTEKESKDETKDETKEESKEESKKRDASPVRAEEPVRERAD; encoded by the coding sequence ATGTCTGACGACGCTACTGCCTCTCAAATCCTCAACCAAGTCGAGTTCTACTTTTCCGACTCGAATCTCTTGAACGACAGGTTTCTCTTCACCACCCAAAATGCCAACGATGGCTGGGTTCCTATTCAAACAATCTctcaatttgaaagaatgaagaaatacAGACCTATTGAAACCATCGTTGAGGCTCTCAGAAAATCTCAAGAGCTCTTGGAAGTAtctgaaaatggtgaaatgGTGAGAAGAAAGATCCCATTACCAAAGAACTACAACGAGATCCAGTTAAACATCAACAAGAGATCTGTGTTTGTTGAGAAGTTACCAACAGATGCAACTCTTGATCAGCTTCTTGAATTCTTTAGAACCATTGCTCCAGTCAACCAGGTTAGAATGAAGAAGGGCAAGGATAAGAAGTTCAACGGTTCTTGTATTGTTGAATTCAGAAACGCCGAAGACGCTGAAAAACTAGTGGCAGAACAAGCCGaatcaaagacaaaatATGGTGAGACAGAGTTGGAAATTATCTCCAAGTCTGCCTTCGACGAAAGCAAGGCCCAAAAATTTGGCGAGAGAAGAGGTAACAAGGGTAAGAACAACAGAAAGGGTAGATCTACCGAGAAGGAGTCCAAGGATGAAACCAAGGATGAAACCAAGGAGGAGTCAAAGGAGGAGTCCAAGAAGAGAGATGCTTCTCCTGTAAGAGCCGAAGAACCTGTCAGAGAAAGAGCTGACTAA
- a CDS encoding uncharacterized protein (PKUD0A10180; similar to Saccharomyces cerevisiae YMR013C (SEC59); ancestral locus Anc_2.560) has product MPPRKANKGTVTHRAAKKEAVLDYDIDKEYQGVTEVDKQKGINQNTSLEQENEKLKGLEQEAEAKTTVVGYYFNQIDEVINTRHVFQIFMLVFLMNLTYLAFKDKELAGDENAMTTMITCGCVLLACGLECFAVLNSKFKNFNEGKSITKPELLDFDYIYSVFFPLIVCTLKSPENIALVACCVAQLNYMNVFVKIMVSYVVLFQFNIEGTIWTTQTLTLPLTNAFFYECINRFIANELPIYEKTFLGLLYTSLTFFITKDSNITLYIMKNLVLSFTIALIFTSPLLDLYRKTQERSMKVSLLVVLYLLFLSLGLIISDKLLLSKLGKFPFNWLVEFINENEARREMFQKWSISSALLVPSVFLFFSKFHASLSIKRKVWHFIIFMMIIPAISREPELVSIALFGMTGVLIFVETLRCNELPPFGKLIKHLFEKYEDSKDNSGKIITSYTYLIAGVALPFWLNNCDATRESSYMGLVVLGLGDAFASLVGGFCGSYSWPQSKKTIEGSLAMFVGIVGGFLCVGYFAGTASPLNWTNRVLCGILCALFEGIVDVNDNLFLPVFAYTVAELLILFN; this is encoded by the coding sequence ATGCCGCCAAGAAAAGCAAATAAAGGTACCGTGACTCATAGAGCAGCCAAGAAGGAAGCTGTTCTGGACTACGACATTGACAAGGAATACCAAGGTGTCACTGAAGTTGACAAACAGAAGGgtataaatcaaaacacGTCTTTGGAGCAGGAGaatgaaaagttgaaaGGGCTAGAGCAAGAAGCTGAGGCAAAAACTACTGTTGTTGGTTATTATTTCAACCAAATAGATGAAGTGATCAACACAAGACATGtgtttcaaatattcatgCTTGTattcttgatgaatttgacaTATTTGGCattcaaagacaaagaacTGGCTGGAGATGAGAATGCAATGACTACTATGATCACATGTGGATGTGTTTTGTTGGCATGTGGCTTAGAGTGTTTTGCTGTTTtaaattccaaattcaagaattttAATGAAGGGAAAAGTATTACCAAGCCGGAACTATTAGATTTCGATTACATAtattctgtttttttccccttaATTGTGTGCACATTAAAGAGTCCTGAAAATATTGCACTTGTTGCATGCTGTGTTGCACAATTGAACTACATGAATGTGTTTGTGAAAATCATGGTTTCCTATGTTGTTTTGTTCCAATTCAACATAGAAGGTACCATTTGGACTACGCAGACTTTGACATTACCGTTAACAAACGCTTTTTTCTATGAATGTATTAACCGGTTTATTGCGAACGAACTACCAATTTATGAGAAAACGTTCCTTGGTTTGTTATACACGTCACTAACATTTTTTATTACTAAAGACAGTAATATTACCTTGTACATTATGAAAAACTTAGTATTATCATTCACAATTGCCCTTATTTTCACGTCGCCGTTGCTAGATCTCTACCGTAAAACACAAGAGAGAAGTATGAAGGTGTCATTGTTGGTTGTGCTCTACTTACTATTTTTGTCACTTGGATTGATCATCAGTGACAAGCTGTTACTGTCCAAATTAGGTAAGTTCCCATTCAATTGGttggttgaatttattaatgaaaatgaggCTAGAAGGgaaatgtttcaaaaatggaGTATTAGCTCCGCCTTGTTGGTTCCATCGgtctttttgttcttcagTAAATTCCATGCTAGTTTATCCATCAAACGTAAGGTTTGGCacttcatcattttcatgatgATCATTCCAGCTATATCCAGGGAACCGGAACTGGTCTCTATAGCCTTGTTTGGCATGACTGGGGTTTTAATTTTTGTGGAAACGCTCAGATGTAACGAGCTACCACCTTTTGGCAAACTAATTAAACATTTGTTTGAGAAGTACGAGGATAGCAAGGACAACAGCGGTAAAATCATCACCAGCTACACATACCTCATTGCCGGTGTGGCCCTACCTTTTTGGTTGAACAACTGCGATGCCACCCGTGAATCAAGCTACATGGGTCTCGTCGTTCTCGGCCTGGGTGATGCCTTTGCCTCTCTTGTTGGTGGCTTCTGTGGAAGTTACTCCTGGCCACAATCGAAAAAGACCATCGAGGGAAGTCTGGCCATGTTTGTGGGCATTGTAGGCGGGTTCCTATGTGTAGGCTACTTTGCCGGAACTGCCTCCCCTCTCAATTGGACCAACCGTGTTCTCTGTGGAATTTTGTGCGCCCTCTTTGAAGGGATTGTTGACGTCAACGACAACCTCTTTCTGCCGGTGTTTGCCTACACCGTGGCAGAGCTCTTGATCCTGTTTAACTAG
- a CDS encoding uncharacterized protein (PKUD0A10190; similar to Saccharomyces cerevisiae YBL036C; ancestral locus Anc_3.324) — protein sequence MRRFSSAIRACKQYIPNMSLEYTSERAKELISRADAIREDVTRLSGGRAELICVSKLKPASDIKALYDHGYRHFGENYVQELIEKVKVLPSDIKWHFIGGLQTNKNKDLAKNIPNLYVVETIDTIKKAKKLNDTRKHMIDAETPGFGIVNVYVQVNTSGEEQKSGCEPSELDELVRTIIDECPQLKFAGLMTIGSYGMSHGEGENPEFKLLGDCKQHLEEKFGLKDLQMSMGMSSDYEQALRQGSTAVRVGSDIFGPRPPNNGH from the coding sequence ATGAGACGGTTTTCTAGTGCCATTAGAGCGTGTAAACAGTATATACCTAACATGTCATTAGAATACACTTCCGAGAGAGCAAAGGAATTAATTTCTAGAGCAGATGCTATCAGAGAAGATGTGACTCGTCTAAGTGGCGGTCGTGCCGAACTTATCTGTGTTTCAAAGCTAAAGCCTGCTAGTGACATCAAGGCATTGTATGATCATGGCTATCGTCATTTTGGTGAGAATTATGTGCAAGAgttgattgaaaaagtgAAGGTGTTACCTAGTGACATTAAGTGGCACTTCATTGGAGGATTACAAACCAACAAGAACAAGGATCTAGCTAAAAACATTCCTAACTTGTATGTTGTCGAGACCATTGATACTATTAAGAAggcaaagaaattgaaCGACACCAGAAAACACATGATTGACGCGGAGACCCCAGGATTTGGTATCGTCAATGTATACGTTCAAGTTAACACATCGGGCGAAGAACAAAAGAGTGGTTGTGAGCCATCAGAGCTTGATGAGTTAGTGAGAACCATCATAGATGAGTGTCCACAGCTTAAATTTGCAGGGCTAATGACCATCGGTAGCTATGGAATGAGCCATGGTGAAGGAGAGAACCCTGAATTTAAGCTCTTGGGTGACTGTAAGCAACATTTGGAGGAGAAGTTTGGATTGAAAGATTTACAAATGAGTATGGGCATGAGTAGTGATTACGAGCAAGCGCTTCGACAGGGTAGCACTGCAGTGAGGGTTGGTAGTGACATCTTTGGTCCCAGACCACCTAATAACGGGCACTAG
- a CDS encoding uncharacterized protein (PKUD0A10150; similar to Saccharomyces cerevisiae YBL035C (POL12); ancestral locus Anc_3.322): MSGTIYLKIFGECANTPEIISKCDHLCSLFGLSTDDLFSSWESYAYTEHKNSNLKVTPELLDGLQKFIQERMTLDNKSRPAASQQVKKRKLNNEETSNSLVSSNTILESINSQIEDKETTISNKNIKLVAQFNRSKYKYKTMNLKLLEIADYLDERIDLFTQLISERYNLTENQFSDPTRQSQSEIYTVGRIVPDSPFAPTSSALNLDSLYLETSRASGFGQRVPLDLGNVSNFSFFPGQIVAFRGINTNGSCFKVIENLKIPYLGSSTFTRDEIMNFAEVLGDDNLKIIITSGPYHSKNSLNFAYLDRFVRHLNETVKPDIVIMLGPFIDATSLPTILSSQFFNSGEDTEDLKSIDDLFLSYVSPILNEIQCSRIIILPHSSDPVAHTCYPQAPFNRKTLGLNKNFKCFPNPSLFNINELSFGISTTDIIKDLKDIPTKDANSNRIERIIEHVIQQRQFYPVHPSPQSPDTLQIDTSYLGLTEFDEELPDIFVFPSIVRHFAKIIKNSVCVNPGQFLRQDGNPGTYALLQVKSPDTSDLKQVKKSGTDDDDDEEVYEAFLSTAWKRTRVDIYNV; this comes from the coding sequence ATGTCGGGAACAATatacttgaaaatctttGGCGAATGTGCAAACACTCCAGAAATTATCTCCAAGTGTGACCACCTGTGTTCGCTTTTTGGGTTATCTACCGATGActtgttttcaagttgGGAATCGTATGCGTACACTGAGCATAAAAACTCCAACTTAAAGGTCACTCCGGAACTTTTAGATGGATTACAGAAATTCATTCAAGAGAGAATGACACTGGATAACAAATCCAGACCAGCTGCATCTCAACAGGTGAAAAAACGTAAACtcaacaatgaagaaacttcaaattctttgGTATCTTCAAATACAATTCTCGAAAGTATAAATTCACAAATAGAAGATAAGGAAACCACTATTTCTAACAAGAACATCAAGTTGGTGGCTCAATTCAACAGAAGCAAGTATAAGTATAAAACGATGAACTTAAAACTACTTGAAATTGCGGATTATTTGgatgaaagaattgatcTCTTCACCCAGCTAATCAGTGAAAGGTACAACTTAACGGAAAACCAATTCTCCGACCCAACGCGTCAATCGCAGTCTGAAATCTATACCGTTGGGAGGATTGTTCCGGATTCTCCGTTTGCACCTACTTCTTCGGCCCTCAATCTTGATTCTCTCTATCTGGAAACTTCGAGAGCTTCGGGTTTTGGTCAAAGGGTGCCACTTGATTTGGGGAATGTTAGcaatttttccttttttccAGGACAAATCGTGGCATTCCGTGGTATTAATACAAATGGTAGCTGCTTCAAGGTGATTGAAAATCTGAAAATCCCATATCTTGGCTCCAGTACCTTCACAAGGGATGAGATTATGAACTTTGCAGAAGTGCTTGGTGATgacaatttgaaaattattATAACTTCGGGCCCCTACCATAGTAAAAATTCATTAAACTTTGCGTATTTGGATAGATTTGTTCGTCATTTGAATGAAACCGTCAAGCCTGACATTGTCATCATGTTGGGTCCATTTATCGATGCAACAAGTTTACCGACAATATTATCATcccaattcttcaattctggAGAAGACACTGAGGACTTGAAAAGcattgatgatttgttCTTATCTTACGTCTCTCCGATACTGAATGAAATACAATGTTCTAGGATAATTATCCTGCCGCATTCGTCAGATCCAGTTGCTCATACTTGTTATCCTCAGGCACCATTTAATCGTAAGACGCTTGGGTTGAACAAAAACTTCAAGTGTTTCCCTAACCCTTCCCTgttcaatatcaatgaaCTTTCCTTTGGTATCTCAACGACAGATATAATAAAGGATTTGAAGGATATACCTACAAAAGATGCAAACTCAAATAGAATTGAACGCATCATAGAACATGTCATTCAGCAGCGTCAGTTTTACCCAGTACATCCATCTCCCCAATCCCCCGATACTTTACAAATAGACACTTCGTACCTTGGGCTAACCGAATTTGATGAGGAACTACCTGATATCTTTGTATTTCCCTCAATTGTCAGGCACTTTGCTAAAATTATAAAGAATTCTGTTTGTGTCAATCCAGGTCAGTTTTTACGACAAGACGGAAACCCAGGAACGTACGCCTTATTACAGGTTAAATCTCCCGACACTTCCGATTTAAAGCAGGTGAAGAAGTCAGGAACTGACgacgacgatgatgaagaagtcTATGAAGCGTTTTTGTCAACTGCTTGGAAACGTACTAGAGTAGATATTTATAATGTttaa
- a CDS encoding uncharacterized protein (PKUD0A10130; Pfam Domains: Zn_clus(7.3e-08)) codes for MTQRKRLALSEISKSPKKPKNVPELLKSFKSEELVESPKPLQKAEETSPNVSAKMLNIKKDNIGLDGEHMTNFKEPTAGCLTCRQRHKKCSRTSPVCQTCLSNRYECYWREPGTRFSDYKVPLVHTDSPRGITLRPNKGEDLQASAMNNSDLLSVAQMAVSITNDYLTAHDMDSVLKKTDDKEALNMEQNESIAEENDKDTTTSEGSEDEEKNDGNCEDDKGPTKYNEKDSEGDGSAGSATSTNNDGEGNSKDGSTNSESKNGSTRETSSSKSSTSVDGSFDSLAFFSDTLEFEKLLKLRSMLARGERMINDKAIVVSTKIEEPDKEEIQIQSCKVRANEESNGPISLDPSYQPNPELAPIDYSKVVFDDNLVLQSNQIFEIENKREPETALHTPGGVEERNEEPLGPNGILQQAETSTSDDNTQFFDAPEPGRLFVDEETDEVFPVVTKSTSGSKVLNQIDRSNSGLVHQHVSIKMNKDKNREMKNVNQQYKQIVLRESLSALKNVDLDRVKNDGRRARRVKRHVDVSELPSSITQFLGSASI; via the coding sequence ATGACACAACGGAAACGGCTGGCGTTATCAGAAATCTCCAAGTCTCCGAAAAAGCCGAAAAATGTTCCAGAACTATTAAAGAGCTTTAAATCGGAGGAATTGGTTGAAAGCCCAAAGCCACTACAGAAAGCAGAAGAAACATCACCTAATGTTTCAGCGAAAATGCTGAATATCAAAAAAGATAATATAGGACTTGATGGGGAACACATGACTAATTTTAAGGAACCTACCGCAGGATGTTTAACATGCAGACAAAGGCATAAAAAGTGTTCTCGAACTTCACCCGTTTGTCAAACCTGCTTGTCTAATCGGTACGAATGCTACTGGCGAGAACCTGGAACCAGATTTTCAGATTATAAGGTCCCACTTGTTCACACTGATAGTCCAAGGGGGATCACATTGAGACCCAACAAGGGAGAAGACCTCCAGGCTTCCGCAATGAACAATTCAGATTTGCTTTCTGTTGCACAAATGGCAGTTTCGATTACGAACGATTACTTAACGGCTCATGATATGGACTCAGtactgaaaaaaacagatgATAAAGAAGCATTGAATATGGAACAGAATGAGTCCATAGCTGAAGAAAACGACAAAGATACCACAACTTCTGAAGGATCAGAAGACgaagagaaaaatgacGGCAACTGTGAGGACGACAAGGGGCCTACCAAATATAATGAGAAAGACAGTGAGGGCGATGGGTCTGCAGGGAGTGCTACTTCTACTAATAATGATGGAGAAGGCAATTCCAAGGATGGCTCTACAAACTCTGAATCTAAAAATGGAAGTACAAGAGAAACTTCATCTAGTAAATCTTCCACCAGTGTGGATGGAAGCTTTGACTCCCTTGCCTTTTTCTCCGACACTCTggagtttgaaaaactccTAAAATTGAGGTCGATGCTTGCCAGGGGCGAAAGGATGATAAACGACAAGGCCATTGttgtttcaacaaaaatagaagaaCCAGATAAAGAAGAGATACAAATACAGTCGTGCAAAGTTCGGGCGAATGAGGAAAGCAATGGTCCTATTAGTCTGGATCCATCCTATCAGCCAAATCCGGAATTGGCACCAATTGATTATTCGAAGGTGGTTTTCGACGATaatcttgttcttcaatctaatcaaatatttgaaatagaaaataaGCGTGAGCCCGAAACAGCACTTCACACACCTGGAGGggttgaagaaagaaatgaagaaCCACTTGGCCCGAATGGAATTTTGCAGCAGGCCGAAACTTCTACTTCCGATGATAATACACAATTTTTTGATGCCCCAGAGCCTGGAAGGCTTTTTGTGGATGAAGAGACGGACGAGGTTTTTCCAGTTGTCACGAAATCAACTAGTGGGAGTAAAGTGCTGAACCAAATCGATAGATCTAACAGCGGTTTGGTACATCAACATGTTTCCATTAAGATGAACAAGGATAAAAATagagaaatgaaaaacgTAAATCAACAATACAAGCAGATTGTTCTTAGAGAGTCGTTAAGtgctttgaaaaatgttgatCTGGATAGGGTTAAAAATGATGGTCGTAGGGCTAGACGTGTTAAACGACATGTTGATGTATCTGAACTTCCCAGTTCGATAACACAATTTCTTGGTTCCGCATCTATATAG
- a CDS encoding uncharacterized protein (PKUD0A10125; Pfam Domains: Complex1_LYR(4.6e-12)) yields the protein MPAPVPFSPENVKLVVSLYRRSLRTARNWINQQHFYRQKAAEIRLRFDQHKNISDPVELQRVLKETGELLAKYQHPDPIIPPKRPGGIMYDRNAPPRHVEGPKNFMNTINDV from the coding sequence ATGCCTGCGCCAGTTCCATTTTCACCAGAGAACGTAAAGTTAGTTGTATCTCTATACAGAAGATCATTGAGAACTGCAAGAAATTGGATTAACCAGCAGCACTTCTACAGACAAAAGGCTGCGGAAATCAGACTCAGGTTTGACCAACATAAAAACATTTCCGACCCAGTGGAACTACAGAGGGTTTTGAAGGAGACTGGAGAATTGTTGGCTAAGTACCAACACCCTGATCCAATCATTCCACCAAAGAGACCGGGTGGTATTATGTATGATAGAAATGCCCCACCAAGACACGTGGAGGGTCCAAAGAATTTCATGAACACCATCAACGATGTTTAA